ttcccagatctcccggttgtcccgggtcatatacaccctgtgttAACACAAAGACTGAATACCCATGACAATGATGTTGAGCAGTGCAAAATCAAGAAAAAAAGAGTTTTGGAGCAGGGCTGCGTTATGGGTGTGGGCATCAAAGCGTGTTGTTTGCCAGCTTTTCTCATTTTCCATTATTACTGATGCACGCTGGAGCGCACTGGAACATTGTTGTGCACTTACAAACACTCTGCTGCAATATGAGCAGTGAAAGAGGTGGGTGTTGTTTGGTGAAACAATGGTTTTACCCAGGAAGGCCGAGCATTCAAATAAATGCACTGTGTGCATTATCTTTTGTCAATTTCAGTTCACTAGCAGAACATTAAGTGAGGCCGGTAACATGACGTCAAACAAAAAGTATGTGTCTGTAACATTTAACGAAAAGATTAAGGTAGTCATGCCGTGTGAGAAAGAAACTCTTGCGTTTGAAATGgggtaaaacacaaatttatgatacCTTAAGAAACAGGGATAAGATGGATGAAAGAGGATGGGCAAATGAAAGGGAAGAAGacgggaaatgaagaaattaacgagATAGTGTGGGAATGGTTCGTAAGTCGTGAGTCAAAAAAACTTACCTTTGTCTGGACTCATGTTACAGAGACAGGTTCCGAAAGTCACTGAAGAGCTTGGAAATAAGGAATTTGACTTCTACATGATGGCTTGAAAGTTTTATATAACTATTCACCACATCGTGTGACATGAAGTGTGTGGGGAAGTTAAGAACATGCAGGAAAGAGTAGCAACAAAATAGAGGACAATACTGTACAACCTAATAGCAAATTAATTAAAATGCGAAACATTCCATGTAGCGCAGATGACTACATTCGAAGTAATGACTCCCTGTCAACTCACTCTACTTTTACTTCAGCAACACATTTTAATAGAAATCCGCAACACAGAAGACGATcaagaagaaacaaaggaagaagaagggGAGCAAAATTACGTTCCTAGAATAATTAACATGCCTGATGATGCTATTGCATTCAGAAACTatgttatgcaatttgcagcacactCAAATTGTCCCAAGCTGTTGGAACCATTGTATAGTGCAAAAAAAATGCATAGAATAAACGTTTTTGAACAGGGGAAAAGTGGCAAAAAATGAAATGTAAGGCAAATAAATGCGAGAATAATATGCATGTACATACAACAATAAACAAATTTACTGTTAGAGAAACAATGCAGAAATgcagcattatttatttatttctgtaaagtcTGGTGTTCCGTTgtacaatatacagtaaatgaataTCTACTGTGCAGGAGTGAAGGTACATAAATATGTGCACAATTACAAATTTATACTTCATGATACCTGCCAAATTTCATGTAGCCTAATGTGTTTTGTGTAATCTGGAAACTTGTCCAATTCAGAAAATTGTTTCAGTCCCATGTACTTCCATTTTGAGCAGTTTTACTGTACCAGGTGTGGACTTAAACTGATCTCCCAGATTTGTGAATAGTAAAGTTCAAATATTTCATACAGTGACTTAAAACTTTCACCTGCAACTAACATTCTTCTCCTATATCAACAGCCTAACACCTCACTACATACTTTAAAAGATCAACATGCACAAAATTTTAATGACATAAATTCTACAAATGAACAAAATTAATGTATATTAATGTCACTTACCACATACTGTTGTATAAGATGACTTCCCAAATAGCTCatgaagttgtgacacaaattcttcCCCAAGTTTTATGTCCACAAAAGCTTCACGGTCAGAAATTCCTGTTGCCTCATCACCGTTTGTAGAAGAAATGTCACTATTCTGATTATTATGCTCAACAATAGCATCAGTAACAGCATTCTCTGGGTATAACATGGCACCTGAAGCAGTCTGTTCCAGAATATTCTGTTTGGCTGAGGATCCAATTACTCCATGAGAAGCTGAGACCTCATCACAATCCTCAATCTGCAAGATGGTGTCATTGTTTTTATTCGAACTAGTAGTTACCTCACCCATGTCTAATAATTCCCCGTGCCTCATTTTCCTAATTCTCAGTGTGTGTTCTGAATAGCAGTTCTTATTTAGCACTATATTTTGTTCAATATGCTCTTTCAGCTCTTTTGCTGTGGGTGAAATATTTTTATCTTTTCGAATGGTTCTGCTGGGAGAGAGCTGTGTCGGTGTAGCATTTGTCTTATCAGTTTCTTTTTCATACTGCCAACTTTTTAATTCAGATGGCTGACAACATTCTTCAGATGTGTGCCTTATATTTGAGTATGAAGACTGTTGATCAGTTTTTTCTGTCACCACTGATGGTGAAACACCAATTTGAAGGTCGTTTTCAGATTTATCTGAAATCTTAAGAGTACATGGCTCCAAAGCCATCTCTATCCCAGGGGACTCTTCTACTCCCTTATAATCTAGCTCCAATAGCACATCAACAGTCCAGTTTATATCCCTATTGCATTTCTGAAATATCTCTTGTAAGTGAGGTATGGGGACGGCAGGAAAAGCTCTAAGTAGTTCTTTAAATTCAGTTTCAGAGAACTTTGTAAAATTTTCTTCATGTTCTGTCATGGAACTTTTGTCAAATACTGACTTCCCACTTTGGCGCAGATGGGGAGACATTGCAGGCTGCACTACAGCACTGCCTTTGTCTGTGATGGGTGCATAACAACTTCCAACAATTATTTTGACATCACTGGGAATCTCTTTACTGCTGTTAACTTGCTGCAACAGTAAAAAATCAGAGTAATGTGTATTTGTTACACAATCTGTATATATTGAATCTTTGACCAATTTCTTTCCATCTGTTACTTCAAAAGTACCTGGAAAAACTTTACACTGATGCAATAATGTTTCAGGTGTTAAATTCTGCTCTGATTTCCAAGCTGTGGGTTCTATAGAAGAACAATATTTAGACCAGTTAGACCTGTCATTTACAGCATAATTACCTGCAGCAGATAATGATCTCGGAGGTCGCATATCTCGTATTTTATGTGCAGTATCTGAAATTTCAGACGGTGACTGCCTCTGAGATATACTGGAAGCAGATTTGCGTGACCGAGAAAAGCATCCTAAAGACCTCTGTGGTTGAGGTACAAATTTTCCTTGCGAATCTTTTGAGGACACATTTGAATGATCCTCTCTCCTCCTTACATCTGTGGACATATTGTTGTTTTTCTTCCTATTTTCCCATGAAGATAAGGGATCTTCTACAGTGTCCCACTGATCTAGTTCTTGTACTGGACGTGTAGCATTTTGTGACAAGTTATGTAGACTTTCCTTAAGAAAATCTTTCACAGGTAGTTTCTTACGACTAATACGAGGTGGTTTCGGAAGACAGAGGTCTTCCTCGATGCGTACGTTGACACTTGGTTTCGGGTCCTCACCACCCCAAACATTCCCATGTTCTAAATCCCACAATACATAGTTATTCTCAGCATTTGCTGTTGTTTGATCATTTACTGCAGTGGGCTCACTGTGCTGAACAGCACTTGCCAATTTTTCTCCACGCTTCCATATTTTGTAGTTACCATTACTTGATTTCTTAGCTGAGTCCTCATTCTTATCATCAATTTCTAGTCTGCTCACACTTTCAGAGAAGTTTCGTTTAGACTTTTCTGTAACCACAAATTCGTTACTTGTATCAGAACTCTGATGGGCAGGAAATGTAGTATCTACTGAAGACCTTTTACAGTCATCTCCAATAACACGTTCAGTTTTTTCAAATTCAGTTTTTACACAGTTTCTACCATCCAAACTTTGCAGCTCTGCAGTTTCCTCATGATCCATGGCTTCCATTAGTCTGTTAACTTGtctatcaaaattaaaattaagttgAATGTTATCATTCTCCAGATTTTTTGATGATTCATTGTCAGTATTCTCTTCATTTACATGACTGGAAAGTGTGTTACTGACAGTACAATTTTTTTCATTCCCTACCCTGGGTGGTCGTTCCAACAGCCATTTATGAATATTGTGTGGTTTTTGAAATATAAATTCGCTGTCCTTCACAAGTACATATTCATCTGGTGAGGCACTACATTCTCGTCCGATTTCTTCATTTAAAAGATCATCAACAACTTTTCTTGTGTCTAAGCCAGGGTTACTCAAGTCTTCAGTCACTGCAGCTGCTCTTTCTACTTGTTGATTATCCACATTCTCCTCAGTGCCTTCCAAATGAGCAACTACAGGTTTCAAAGACCTAAGTCCATCTACTGTATATGTTCCAGGTGAAGCTGAGTCTTGATTATTTTCATGTACAATGGATTCACCCTTTTGCAATAGGCTGCTTTCAGTTTCCCCTACAGCCTTTGAAAATACATTTGTTTTATCACCAACAACATTGGAAAATATTGTACAGTTAGAATCATATGATGTACCACATGATACGATATCTGAGATTTTTGACAGATTTAGAATGTTATCACCATCCATCATCAGTTTTTCTTCTGAAAGTGATTTTCGAATTTTGCGTTTCAACCTATTCCTTTTACGTTTTTTACGTCTGTGCTTTGGCATTCTTGTAGTGACAACATGAGGCTGAATTAGTTCAGAGGCATCCAGCTGCAGATGGTACATACCAAGAAGACCGGCTACAGTAATAGATCTGTCAAAGCGATGCATCATATCTGCCACTCGCTGGATAGGGACACCGTGTGTATTTCTCCTTGCACATTCTGCAACAAAGTAGCGCCAGTATGTATTAGGCTCAAGAAATTCGATGCGGTACCCATGACGAACGGCAATGGTCGCATAGGGTCGCATTTCGGATGCCTCCAGGTTGGTATTATCCACAATAATAGGAGTGATGCCTTTCACAGCATCTGCCAAAACTCTCTTTACATTCCACGTGTGTGCCTCATGCAAAAATTTGGAATTAAATTTGTATCGACCTTTACCACACACTGTAAAAAAATTATCAGTAGAATGGATGAACCTATGAGGTTCCTCTCCCATTGTGGAGCGTACTAGATGCCTAGCTAGAGTTGATTTACCACTACCTGGGAGACCACGCATTAATATCATAATTTTCTTGCCATCAATGATGATGTTCGCCAGTCTGTCCACTTTACTACATCGAGTGTGTTTCCTAATACCATTATGTTCTCGCACGTCTTTAGAGGAGTTGCTACTGCTTAATGATGCAATAGAAGATTCTGTCACATCACTGGAACTCTGGTCAGTCACACGATCCATCACTTTTCTGGAACACAGTGCTTCACCATGATCTTCGTCTACTGGTACGGTGTGACATACTGCTGCAGTGTCTGCAGAATAACTTTGTTCTGTGCCCCGGAGCCAACCagacaccttatcttcagcatccttgtCTTCAATGCTAACATCACTTGTTTCAGCAGCTAACAATGGTGACCAAACATGATCTGAGGTCTTTCCTTGAATGATATCAAT
This sequence is a window from Schistocerca nitens isolate TAMUIC-IGC-003100 chromosome 3, iqSchNite1.1, whole genome shotgun sequence. Protein-coding genes within it:
- the LOC126248525 gene encoding uncharacterized protein LOC126248525 isoform X1, whose product is MTEPAGGSDKSFGTDVAGNAVSGRSARSATLANLKALFQHQFDNEIITCVAASFGWNEWRSTKALKMLAGNQSEGVELGMDPLLHNKSESPVSSSHDEEIKPSSKNGFASNENTQEAQQHTPGETSPRTATETNIQTEEFVSPEMKTDNGDKSAVKGFTCASIDVEMATRAYSTVSMKTNSPDSTDTYSQIRIETEACGSVGNEIKSGTDPKINMKHEKPYFMNCSPQIMVGCEHTPKDEQGKCAFCKFEQLLPGEESNNSDLDNYVMCELEADVQNRNLSTSSCLSEESLQKENCSSKNVCQVECGNGDCGYQAANCAEYFREGETPLNKSTESENSVNNCRQLEVTDVFKNREDSYCVSNIGEMSSVSGGEVHTNAKQVTSAPFEVSVLNKGDYNDQASCSTRISSSPLSGSVLLSSGYVDGIAVAVPPVTVACDTRITCGQDSIHNDNKVVNQDGLLGEFVTLPFTQKNTHSKHTFDLENIDIIQGKTSDHVWSPLLAAETSDVSIEDKDAEDKVSGWLRGTEQSYSADTAAVCHTVPVDEDHGEALCSRKVMDRVTDQSSSDVTESSIASLSSSNSSKDVREHNGIRKHTRCSKVDRLANIIIDGKKIMILMRGLPGSGKSTLARHLVRSTMGEEPHRFIHSTDNFFTVCGKGRYKFNSKFLHEAHTWNVKRVLADAVKGITPIIVDNTNLEASEMRPYATIAVRHGYRIEFLEPNTYWRYFVAECARRNTHGVPIQRVADMMHRFDRSITVAGLLGMYHLQLDASELIQPHVVTTRMPKHRRKKRKRNRLKRKIRKSLSEEKLMMDGDNILNLSKISDIVSCGTSYDSNCTIFSNVVGDKTNVFSKAVGETESSLLQKGESIVHENNQDSASPGTYTVDGLRSLKPVVAHLEGTEENVDNQQVERAAAVTEDLSNPGLDTRKVVDDLLNEEIGRECSASPDEYVLVKDSEFIFQKPHNIHKWLLERPPRVGNEKNCTVSNTLSSHVNEENTDNESSKNLENDNIQLNFNFDRQVNRLMEAMDHEETAELQSLDGRNCVKTEFEKTERVIGDDCKRSSVDTTFPAHQSSDTSNEFVVTEKSKRNFSESVSRLEIDDKNEDSAKKSSNGNYKIWKRGEKLASAVQHSEPTAVNDQTTANAENNYVLWDLEHGNVWGGEDPKPSVNVRIEEDLCLPKPPRISRKKLPVKDFLKESLHNLSQNATRPVQELDQWDTVEDPLSSWENRKKNNNMSTDVRRREDHSNVSSKDSQGKFVPQPQRSLGCFSRSRKSASSISQRQSPSEISDTAHKIRDMRPPRSLSAAGNYAVNDRSNWSKYCSSIEPTAWKSEQNLTPETLLHQCKVFPGTFEVTDGKKLVKDSIYTDCVTNTHYSDFLLLQQVNSSKEIPSDVKIIVGSCYAPITDKGSAVVQPAMSPHLRQSGKSVFDKSSMTEHEENFTKFSETEFKELLRAFPAVPIPHLQEIFQKCNRDINWTVDVLLELDYKGVEESPGIEMALEPCTLKISDKSENDLQIGVSPSVVTEKTDQQSSYSNIRHTSEECCQPSELKSWQYEKETDKTNATPTQLSPSRTIRKDKNISPTAKELKEHIEQNIVLNKNCYSEHTLRIRKMRHGELLDMGEVTTSSNKNNDTILQIEDCDEVSASHGVIGSSAKQNILEQTASGAMLYPENAVTDAIVEHNNQNSDISSTNGDEATGISDREAFVDIKLGEEFVSQLHELFGKSSYTTVCETSATVKLPLCLALQIHYYLMKHEEEQIKQQQDVMIKEDEELARKIQESYGRRSKDEKVPDLREIMDMEMALALYKADQTFSHHETKETLAIKLSKKILCEMFPTFRKEAILDVFSSTGNSFDNTLAVLIASTSEEEAKVAMSPEALSEHRSQLIEAAEETVKRGVETTSPLEDFDDITADGRGSNVLYIVERYREQAAHHYRRRSEYHMKAQEAFQKGMPSVAHYYSQLARLHKTHAQEASCRAATAISAAAPDSSNLDLHGLYVREAVCLLDSFLDAHIMRLKASGQSRRVLHVVTGRGNNSRGGQPRLRPAILQRLTQRSIKYEEVNDGLFRLVLSRNNDGKLVTIHLKRPPFTINLQL
- the LOC126248525 gene encoding uncharacterized protein LOC126248525 isoform X2 codes for the protein MTEPAGGSDKSFGTDVAGNAVSGRSARSATLANLKALFQHQFDNEIITCVAASFGWNEWRSTKALKMLAGNQSEGVELGMDPLLHNKSESPVSSSHDEEIKPSSKNGFASNENTQEAQQHTPGETSPRTATETNIQTEEFVSPEMKTDNGDKSAVKGFTCASIDVEMATRAYSTVSMKTNSPDSTDTYSQIRIETEACGSVGNEIKSGTDPKINMKHEKPYFMNCSPQIMVGCEHTPKDEQGKCAFCKFEQLLPGEESNNSDLDNYVMCELEADVQNRNLSTSSCLSEESLQKENCSSKNVCQVECGNGDCGYQAANCAEYFREGETPLNKSTESENSVNNCRQLEVTDVFKNREDSYCVSNIGEMSSVSGGEVHTNAKQVTSAPFEVSVLNKGDYNDQASCSTRISSSPLSGSVLLSSGYVDGIAVAVPPVTVACDTRITCGQDSIHNDNKVVNQDGLLGEFVTLPFTQKNTHSKHTFDLENIDIIQGKTSDHVWSPLLAAETSDVSIEDKDAEDKVSGWLRGTEQSYSADTAAVCHTVPVDEDHGEALCSRKVMDRVTDQSSSDVTESSIASLSSSNSSKDVREHNGIRKHTRCSKVDRLANIIIDGKKIMILMRGLPGSGKSTLARHLVRSTMGEEPHRFIHSTDNFFTVCGKGRYKFNSKFLHEAHTWNVKRVLADAVKGITPIIVDNTNLEASEMRPYATIAVRHGYRIEFLEPNTYWRYFVAECARRNTHGVPIQRVADMMHRFDRSITVAGLLGMYHLQLDASELIQPHVVTTRMPKHRRKKRKRNRLKRKIRKSLSEEKLMMDGDNILNLSKISDIVSCGTSYDSNCTIFSNVVGDKTNVFSKAVGETESSLLQKGESIVHENNQDSASPGTYTVDGLRSLKPVVAHLEGTEENVDNQQVERAAAVTEDLSNPGLDTRKVVDDLLNEEIGRECSASPDEYVLVKDSEFIFQKPHNIHKWLLERPPRVGNEKNCTVSNTLSSHVNEENTDNESSKNLENDNIQLNFNFDRQVNRLMEAMDHEETAELQSLDGRNCVKTEFEKTERVIGDDCKRSSVDTTFPAHQSSDTSNEFVVTEKSKRNFSESVSRLEIDDKNEDSAKKSSNGNYKIWKRGEKLASAVQHSEPTAVNDQTTANAENNYVLWDLEHGNVWGGEDPKPSVNVRIEEDLCLPKPPRISRKKLPVKDFLKESLHNLSQNATRPVQELDQWDTVEDPLSSWENRKKNNNMSTDVRRREDHSNVSSKDSQGKFVPQPQRSLGCFSRSRKSASSISQRQSPSEISDTAHKIRDMRPPRSLSAAGNYAVNDRSNWSKYCSSIEPTAWKSEQNLTPETLLHQCKVFPGTFEVTDGKKLVKDSIYTDCVTNTHYSDFLLLQQVNSSKEIPSDVKIIVGSCYAPITDKGSAVVQPAMSPHLRQSGKSVFDKSSMTEHEENFTKFSETEFKELLRAFPAVPIPHLQEIFQKCNRDINWTVDVLLELDYKGVEESPGIEMALEPCTLKISDKSENDLQIGVSPSVVTEKTDQQSSYSNIRHTSEECCQPSELKSWQYEKETDKTNATPTQLSPSRTIRKDKNISPTAKELKEHIEQNIVLNKNCYSEHTLRIRKMRHGELLDMGEVTTSSNKNNDTILQIEDCDEVSASHGVIGSSAKQNILEQTASGAMLYPENAVTDAIVEHNNQNSDISSTNGDEATGISDREAFVDIKLGEEFVSQLHELFGKSSYTTVCETSATVKLPLCLALQIHYYLMKHEEEQIKQQQDVMIKEDEELARKIQESYGRRSKDEKVPDLREIMDMEMALALYKADQTFSHHETKETLAIKLSKKILCEMFPTFRKEAILDVFSSTGNSFDNTLAVLIASTSEEEAKVAMSPEALSEHRSQLIEAAEETVKRGVETTSPLEDFDDITADGRGSNVLYIVERYREQAAHHYRRRSEYHMKAQEAFQKGMPSVAHYYSQLARLHKTHAQEASCRAATAISAAAPDSSNLDLHGLYVREAVCLLDSFLDAHIMRLKASGQSRRVLHVVTGRGNNSRGGQPRLRPAILQRLTQRSIKYEEVNDGLFRLVLSRNNDKLI